GCCGATCCCCTCGACAAGCGCGCGGGCCAGGTCGGCGGGGGTGTGCCCGAGGTCGAGCCCGAGGAACGCCCCGCGTACCGCCGGTCCGCCCTCCGCGACGGTGCCGCCGGCCAGGGTGGGTACGCAGGTCAGCCCGTTCGCGCCGACCGGTGCACCGGCAGCGGCGTCGAGCAACCCGTCGAGGTCGCCGTCGCGGCCGAGCAGGGTGGCCAGCCAGCTCAGGCTGCTGCCACCGCCGAAGGTGGACAGTGCCGAGACATAGAGGTCGGGCAGCACGTGGTCGAAGACGAACGGCCGGGTGACCGGGTCGAGCACCGGCTCGGTGCCGGCCACGGTCACCCAGTTCGAGGAACCGAGTGAGAGGTACGCCCCACCGGCGCGGTCCAGCCCGGCCCCGAGAGCCATACAGGAGTTGTCCACCCCACCGGCGACCACCGGTACGCCGGCCGGCAGCCCGGTGCGGGCTGCCGCCTCGGGCGTGACCCGCCCGATCACCGTGGTGGCCGGGACGACCTCCGGCCACCAGCCGGCCGGCAGGTCGAGTGCGGTAAGTACCTCGGGCAGCATCCGACGGTGGTGCAGGTCGTAGGCGCCGCTGCCGGAGGCGTAGCTGGCGTCGGTGACCTGAGCGCCGGTCAGCCGGGCGTTGATCCAGTCTTTGCTGCCCAGCACCCGGGTCGTCCGGGCGGCGATCTCGGGCTGCGCGGTACGCAGCCAGGCGGCCTTGAACACGGTGTACATGCCGCGGGGAAAACCGTTGCCGGTGCGGGTGTACCAGTGCGTCTCGTCGGCGGTGGCGAAGTGGTCGGCGGCGGCCTGTTCGCCGCGGGTGTCCGACCAGATCGGCACCGCGGCCAGCAGCGGCTCGCCGGCTGCGTCCACCGGCACCATGGCCAGGCTGTGCCCGGAGAGCCCGACCGCGACCACCCGATGCCGGCCGGCGTCGTCGGCCAGCAACTCGCGGGTGGAGGCGACGACCGCAGCCCACCAGTCGGCCGGACGCTGCTCGTGGCGACCCGGTGCCGGATAGGACGTCGGGTACGCGGTGAAGGCCGTCCGCACCACCTGGGCGTGCAGGTCGACCAGGGCGGCCTTGCAGCCGCCGGTGCCGAGGTCGAAAGCGAGCGCCACGTCGGTCATGACCGCCCCCGCCGGTTCGGGTCGAGGAGTTCGTGGTGCACCCCGGAGCGCATCCGCGACAGTCGGGTCTTCATGGTCCGGATGTCGGCCAGCGCCGACTCGCCCCGGTGCAGCAGCACCATGGTGGCCAGGGCGTCGATGACGACGAGTTGGGCCAACCGGGAGATGGTGGGGGTGTAGACGTCGGTGTTGTCCAGCGACTCCACCACAAGCGCGATGCTGCTCAGCTCGGCAAGCGGCGACGGGCCGCCGGTGATCCCGACGACGGTGGCGCCCCGTTCCCGGGCCACCCGCACGGTGTCCAGGATGGAGACGGTGCGGCCGGTGTTGGAGATGGCCACCAGCACCGTCGACGGGGTGCTCACCGACGCGGCGAGGAACTGTTGGTGGGTGTCGATCGGCGCCGAGCAGGCGGCCCCGAAGATCGGAAACTTCTGTTCGGCGTCCATCGCCACGATGCCGGAGGCGCCCAGGCCGATGAAGACGATCCGGTCGGCGGCGGCCAGCGCCTCCGCCGCCGCCTCCAGCGCGGCCAGGTCCAGGTGGCGTCGGACGTGGTCCAGCGAGGTGATCGAGTAGTCGAAGATCTTGCTGACCGTGGTGGCGGTGTCGTCCCGCGCCTCGATCACCGACTGGGTCGCCGGGATGCCGAGGGCGACGCTCTGCGCGAGCGCGATGCGGAAGTCGTGGAAGCCGTCACAGCCGATCGCGTTGGCGAACCGGACGATTGTGGGCTGGCTGACGCCGACCGTCTCGGCGAGTTCGGCCAGGGTCATCCGGACCACCGCGCGCGGGTCGGCAAGCACCACGTCGGCGACCTTCCGCTCGGAGCGGCGCAGGTTCTCCAGGTTGCTGCTGATCCGGGCCAGGACGGGTCCGTCGCTCATCGCCCACCTGCCCGCTCGTCGGTGCCGGCCAGGTCGAGGTCGCCGCCGTGCTCGGGTACGCGCACGGTCACCCCGCGCGCAGCGGCGGAAAGGTGGTCAAAGGTGCTCGGATCAACAGTGTTGAAGGCAAACATGCCCCAATGATGTGGGACGAGGGTGCGGATCCCGGTACGGGCACAGAGGTCGACGGCCTCGGCGAAGGTGAAGTTGCCGGGCACCCCGTTGGCCAGCCGGTAGGCGTCGCGGCCGTTGACCGGCAGCAGCGCCACGTCGATGTCGAGACCGCGCAGCCGGTCGACCTGACCGGGCCAGGGCGCGCAGTCGCCGGAGTGGTAGACCCGTACCCCGCCGGCCTCGATGACGTAGCCGAGGAAGTGATCGGCGCCGTCGGCGTCGTGCTGGCGCTGTTCGTGCGCTGCCGGCACGGCGGTGATCGTGAACGGGCCGTACCGGACCTGCTCGCCGTCGGCGAGCCCGTCGAGGCGGGACGGGGTCGCGCCGCTGCGGCGGGCGGCCTCGGCCAGCACCGGTCGGGGGCAGGCCAGTCGGAGCCGGGGCTGAGCGGCCAGCAGCGGGGTGAGGGTGTCCGGATCCATGTGGTCGGTGTGTGCGTGCGAGCAGAGCACCCCGGCCAGTGCCGGCAGCCCGGCCACCTCGACCGGGGCCGGACGCAACCGCAGGTGCGGGAAGACGGTGCCGGCGTACTTGACGGCCAGCGAGTCCGACAGGTACGGGTCGACGAGCAGGTGGGCGTCGGCGTCGGCCGCGGCCGGTGGGTCGTCGGGACCTGGCGTTCGGCCGGCCAGGGTGAGCCAGAAGCCGGCCTGACCCAGCCAGCGTGCCCGCAGGGTCATCGCACCCTCCGCGCCGCGTCGTCGAGCCGGTCGAAACCGGGCCCGGTGGTCGGCAGGCCCAGGTCGAACACCGCGTCGATGGCCCGGGTCCAGCCGTGCACGAAGTAGTGCCAACCGTCCCTGACGGTCAGCGCGTCGGTCTCGGCGCGGGCGCGTGCCTGGCGCAGGAAGTCCAGCTCGCCGCGGTAGTTGAACTCCCAGGCGTAGCCGCCGTGCGGGAAGCGGGCCGCGTCGCTCAGCGGCGAGCCGGGCCGGTCCTTGCCCATCCCGGTGGCGTTGACCACCAGGGCGCCCGGGGCCAGTTCGGCCAGGATCGCGTCGTGCACCTCGCCGGGGGCTAGGCGACGGGTCTGCCAGGTGATCGCCGGGTTGCCGGTGCCGACGCCGTCGGCGAGGGCGGCCAACCGGTCGGCGGCGATGTCGGTGACCACCACCCGGGCGGGTGCGGCGGCGCCGGCCCGGTGGGCGAAGTAGTCGCAGAGGGCCAACGCCGCCCCGCCGGCCCCCATCACCAGCACGTCGCGGCCGGCCAGGTCGGCGACGATCGCCTCCAGCGCGAGTCGGCTGGTGACGGTGTCCAGGGCCAGCCCGTCGATGCTGCCGTCCCGGGCCACCAGGGCACTTACCTCACGCAGCCGGGCGGCGTCGTCGTTGACCGTGCGTAGCAGGTCCTGGCAGGAGGTGTAGAGGTCGATCTTGTGGGTGGTGACCAACGCGCCTCGGGACAGCTCGTCGTCGCGCAGGTGCGCGACGACCCGCCGGTAGGTCTCCGGGTCGGCGCCGACCGGCACGTCGATGCCGACCAGGTCGACGTCGTCCAGGCCGAGCAGGGGACGCCAGGCGTCGAACACCCGGTGTACGGCCGAGGATCCGGTGCTGACCCCGATGAAGTACATGGTGGGTCGGCGCGCCGGGCGCAGCGTCTGCGGGGTCAGGGGATCGCTCACTGTCCGGCCCTCCCGGCCTCGCCGACCAGCCGTACGGCGTGCGCGGTGTTGATGCCGAACCGGGTGGCCCCGGCCGCGCGTAGCGCCTGGATCTGGGCCAGCGACCGGATGCCCCCGGACGCCTTGATCTCCCGGCCCGGACCGGCGACCTCGCGCAGTACCTGCACGTGCGCCTCGGTGGTGGCCACGCCCTGCCAGCCGGTGCCGGTCTTGAGTGACTCCGCCCCGGCGGCGATGGCGGCACCGGCGGCGGCCCGGAGCTGGTCGCCGTCGAGCAGCCCGACCTCCAGGATGACCTTCACCGGCACCCGCCCGTCGACCGCTTCGAGCACGGCGGCCACGTCCCGGGTGGCTTCGGTCAGCTCGCCGGAGCGGAGCAGGCCGATGTTCATCACCACGTCCATCTCCTGTACTCCGGCGTCGAGCAGCCAACGCGCCTCGGTCACCTTGACCGGGGTGGCCGTGCCACCGGAGGGGAAACCGACCGGGGAGCCGGCGTTGGTGGTCGATCCGGTCAACAGCTCGCGCAGCAGGGGCAGCCAGGAGGGGAGCACGTGGGCGGCGATGAAGTCGCCGGCCAGCGCGTGCCGGGCCAGCTCGTGCACGTCGGCCCGGCCGTGCTGGGCCTGTACGGCGCTGATGTCGACCATCCGGGCCAGCGCATGCCCGGTCAGCTCAGCGCGGGACATAGTCCTCGTTCTCCGTCAACCGCCAGCCGTCGCCGTCGGCGACCGCCCGGTGCCGCATCCCGCCCGCACGGGCGATGATGTCGTAGTCCTGCCCCGCGTCGGCCGGGTAGCAGAAGAGGGTGACCAGGTCGGTGTCACCGACGTTGACGCTGCGGTGGATGTGCACCGGCGGCACGTACGCGACGGTGCCCGGCCGCAGCTCGGTCACCACGGTCTGCCCGTCCAGCGTCTCCATCAGCATCAGCCCGTGCCCGGACAGGCAGTGGTAGATCTCGGTGCGGTCGTGCTGGGCGTGGATGTGGCCCCGGGTCATGTGGAACTCCGCGCCGACTCGACCGGGGGAGAGCGTCGAGATGCCGGTGATCAGGTCACCTGCTGCGGTCGAGGGGCGGAACTCGTCGACGTGGTAGATCACCCGGTCGGCCTCGGTGGCCAGCCGGGCGGCGAATGCCGCTTCGTCGGCGAAGAGACCGCCGAGGTCGGCCAGACGCTTCTCGTAGCGGCCGGTGCGGCCGGTCAGACCCGCGGGGGTGATGACCAGGCCCGGGCCTGGCAGCGGTTTCGTCACCGTGTCCTCCTCGCCGGAGGCGCCAGCCCGAAGTGGCGCGCCTTCCGGATTGCTTTGTAGCAAAGCTACAAGCTCTTGTCATCTCCTCGCAACGGGGGTGTCTACGGGATGTAGTAAACCTCCCATCCGAGCAGTAAGTGCCCACTATCTCCGGCGGCACCTACCGGGAATAAGGATTAAATGCCCTAAAACGGAGTAGCTCAGCTACCTATCAAGGGTCGCTCACGGGAATCCGTTGGAAACTTCCCGTTGACATTGTGCGGCCCGGATGTAGTGTTGCTCCCCAAAGCTGGGTGTGCTGATCACCAGAACGCACAGCGGATGTGGGAATCCACCGCGCTCGCCGGAAGGAGGCGTCGCATGGACCTTGCTAACCGACGCCTTGAGATCGCGGAACTGGTGCGCGCCACCGGTCGGGTCGACGCTGCCGCGCTGTCCGCGCGCTTCGCGGTCAACGCCGAAACCATCCGGCGTGACCTGCGGGCGCTGGAGAGCGCCGGTGAGCTGCGCCGGATCCACGGCGGCGCGGTCGCGCACGGCACCCTCGCCGTCGAGGACCGGGTCTCCGGCCGGCTCTCCCAGCGCCGCCCGGAGAAGCGGGCCATCGCCCGAGCGGCGCTGGCCGAGATCCCGCCGTTCGGTGCCGTCTTCATCGAGGCCGGCTCCACCACCGGTCACCTTGCCGGCCTGATCCCGGACCGGGGAGACCTGCTGATCGTCACGAACGCCCTGCAGATCGCCCTCGAACTCACCGACCGATCACGCTCCACCGTGATGACCATCGGCGGCCGGGTCCGCCCGGCCAGCTACGCCGAGGTCGACGCCTGGGCGCTGGCCCGCCTCGCCGACCTGCGCTTCGACGTCGCCTTCGTCGGCACCAACGCCATCGACCCCGGCTGGGGGCTCTCCACGCCGGACCCGGCCGAGGCGGCAGTCAAAGCGGCGGTGCTCGCCTCCGCGCAGAAGGCGGTGCTGATGGTCGATCACACCAAATTCGGCCTCCGGGCCGCCTGCCGATACGGCGCGGTCGACGACGTCGACCTCGTCGTCACCGACTCCGGCGTCGACGACGCAAGCCTGGCTGAACTGCGTACCCGTGGGGTCGCCGTCCGCCTCGCCGAGCCGCCCGCCGCCGACACCCGCACCACCCCCCGCTCCACCCCTCAGGAGGAACTGTGAAACACCGGACCCGTAGCAGAATGCTCGGCCGTAGCGTCGCTGCCCTGCTCGCTGTCACCCTCGCCACCGCGGCCTGCGGCGGTGGCGGTGACGACGCCGCCAGCGGCGAGCCGACCGACCCGATCGAGGGCCGCCCGGTCCCGACCGACCAGGCACCGGACGAGGAGGTCCGGATCGCGATGATCGGTTTCGCCAACAACCCGTACTGGGTCTCGGTCAAGAGCGGCGCCGACTACGCCAACCGGGTGCTTGCCGACCGCAAGGGCAAGGTCGACTGGATCGTCGCCGGCGACAACATCGACGTGCAGACCGTCTCCAGCGCCATCCGCGCTGCCGACGCGCAGGGCTACGACGGCGTGGGCTTCTTCATCGCCGGCGAGGGCAACTGCACCGACGTCAAGGCCCTGTCGGACAAGGGCATCCAGATGGGTGCCTACAACACGCTCTTCGAGTGCGTGGAGAGCTCCGGCGGCACCGTCGTCTACGCCCAGGAGCAGTACAAGGCCGGACAGCTCGCCGCCCAGGAAATGATCAAGGCGGCTGACGGCAAGGCCGGCAAGGTCGGCATCATCGTCAGCCAGTTCACCGCGCCCGGCTCCGAGCAGCGCCGGCAGGGCTTCGTCGACGGCCTCCAGGGCTCCTCGCTGACCCCGGTCAACCAGGGTGTCGAGGCCCGCGACTCCGCGTCGAACACCTTCGCCGCCGCGCAGAACTACCTCCAGTCCAACCCTGACCTGGTCGGCATCTACGCCACCGCCGGTGGTCCGTTCGGTGCGGCCCAGGCCGTCGCCGCAGCCAACAAGCAGGACACCGTCAAGGTCATCGGCTTCGACATCACCACGGAGAACATCGAGGCCATCAAGAACGGCTCGATGTACGGCGTGATCGGCCAGGACGCCTTCGGGCAGGGCTACAACGTGGCGATCCAGCTCTACAACGCCGCGGTGACCGGCGACAAGCCGAGCCCGGTGCTCCAGGAGGCCACCGCGCCGTTCGTGACCAACGAGAACCTCGCCGAGCACGACCCGGCGGGACTGCCCGTCGGTGCCCCCGGCGCCTCCTGATCGGGATTCCCTCATGACATCCACGTCCCCCGTGGGCGACGTCCGGTCGGCGGCCCTGGTGGCCGCCGGCCTGACGAAGTCCTTCGGTCCGGTCCGGGCACTACGCGACGTGTCGCTGGAGTTCCCGGCCGGCCAGGTGACCGGACTGCTCGGCGAGAACGGCGCCGGGAAGTCCACCCTGATCCGGCTCTGTAGCGGGCAGATGCAACCGGACAGCGGTCGACTCCTCCTCGACGGCCGGGAAGTCTCCTTCGGCTCGCCGTTGGAGGCGATCGGCGCCGGTGTCGTGGTGGTGAACCAGGAACCGCTGTTGATCGGCGAGCTGACCGTCGCCGACAACCTGTTCCTCTACGACCTCGGTGAGCGGCCCGCCTACCGCATCGCCCAGCGGGGACGCAACGTGCAGCGGGCCCGGGAACTGCTGGCCCGGCTCGGGATGGCCGACTACCTGCCCGACCCGTCGACCATCTGCCGGGACCTCTCGGCCGCCTCCCGGCAGATGGTCGACATCGTCCGGGCGCTGTCCCGGCAGCCGAAGGTGCTCTTCCTGGACGAGCCGAACTCCAGCCTCACCCATGAGGAGTCCGAGCGGCTGTTCGCGGTGATGGGTCGGCTGCGCGACGAGGGCGTGGCGGTGGTGCTGATCAGCCACCGACTCGCCGAGGTCTACTCGATCGTCGACAACGTGGTCGTGCTCCGCGACGGCACCTTCGTCGCGGCCGGCCCGCCCGCCGAGATCGACCAGCAGCGGGCGGTGGCCCTGATGGCCGGCGAACGCAAGAGCAAGGTCGTTTCCGAGGTGGTCGCCGACCGTGCCCCGGCACCCCGGCAGGCCGAGGTCGCCCTCGAACTGACCGGCCTGACCGGTGAGGGCTTCACCGACATCGGCTTCGCCGTCCGCAAGGGCGAGATCGTCGGGATGGCCGGGCTGGTGGGCGCGGGGCGTACCGAGATCGCCGAGGCGGTGATCGGGCTGCGTTCGATCAGCCGGGGCCAGATCACCCTCGGCGGTCGCCGGGTGTACATCGGCAACCCGGGCCGGGCCCAGCGCCTCGGCGTCGCCTACGTTGCCGAGGAACGACGCACCGAGGTCTTCCACGCCCAGGACGTCGGCTACAACCTCACCGTCCGGATCATGTCCAGCCTGGGTCGCCTCGGCTGGGTCTCCGCCCGCCGGGCCGGTGCCCGGGCCCGTGAACTGGCCCAGCGCTTCGGGGTCAAGGCCGCCTCCACCGAAGCGCCGATCACCTCCCTGTCCGGCGGCAACCAGCAGAAGGTGCTGCTGGCCCGGGCGCTGGCCGCCCGGCCCAGAGTCCTGATCCTCGACGAGCCGACCCGGGGCGTCGACGTCGGCACCAAGGCCGAGATCTACGCCACCCTCCGGGCCCTGGCGCACGACGAGGGCCTCGCCGTCTGGTTCATCTCCTCCGAGTTGGAGGAGGTCGTCGAGCTGGCCGACCGGGTCGTCGTGATCCGCAACGGTCGGTTGACCCTGGACGCCCCGAACACCGCCGGACCCACCCCTATCGTCGCCGCCGCCATGGGCGCTACCGAAGGAACAACAACATGATGGCCACAGTCGCACAGCGGCCGGAGCGCTCCTGGAAGGACGGCGCTCTGTCCCTGGTCAAACGGCAGGAAACCGGGCTGCTCGGCGTCATCATCGTGCTCGCCCTGCTGGTCAGCCTCGCCAACGAGAACTTCCTGCGCAAGGACAACCTCTACAACGTCCTGCAGACCGTCGTCGTGGTCGGCATCATCGCCGTCGGCCAGACCTTCGTACTCATCTCCAAGGAGATCGACCTCTCGGTCGGCTCGGTGCTGGCGCTCTCCGCGGTCAGCGCCGGCACGGCCTACGGCAACGGGGTCAACCCGTGGCTGGCGATGGTCATCGGCATCGGTGTGGGCGCGCTCTGCGGTTTCGCGGTCGGCAGCGTCGTCGTTCTCGGCCGGGTGAGTTCGTTCATCGTCACCCTCGGCATGCTCTCCATCGCACGAGGGCTCACCCAACTGCTCACCGGCGGGCTACCCCAGTCCATGCCGAGCGAGCTGTCCTTCATCGGGCAGGGCCGGGTCTTCGGCGGCATCCCGGTCAGCGTGATCATCTTCATGGTGCTTGTCGTGCTCGGTCAGCTCCTGCTCACCCGTACCGTCTTCGGCCTGCGGGTCACCGCGATCGGCGACAACGACGCCGCCGCGCGTACCGGCGGCATCCCGGTGGGCCGCACCCGGATCCTCACCTTCGTCCTGATCGGCACCCTGGCCGGCGTCGCCGGCATCGTCTTCGCCACCCAGGTCGGCGTGGCCGAGGCCCAGGCCGGCATGGGCTACGAACTGGACGTCATCGCCGCAGCGGTGATCGGCGGGGCCAGCCTCTCCGGTGGCCGGGGCTCGATCATCGGTGCCTTCCTCGGCGCCTGCCTGCTCGGCGTGCTGCGCAACGCGTTCATCCTGCTCGCCCTCTCGCCCTTCCTCCAGCAGCTCAGCATCGGTCTGGTCATCGTGCTGGCCGCCCTGTTCGACCAGTGGCGACAGGGCAACCTGCGGCACCTGAGCCCGGCCCGGCTGCGCCAGCGCCTCGTCGCCCGGCAGAAGGCCTGACCACCGGCCGCACCCCGCCCGGTATCCCACCTCATCGCCCCGTAAGGACCCACACCGTGAAACCACAGCCCTTCCGCCAGTACGACAAGCGTGTCGTCCGGGCCTTCGTCGAGGCCCGCCGGACGCACACCGCCACCGAGCCGCGCCTGAAGTTCGGCTGGAGCAACTGGGGCTTCGGCACCGAGGAACTGGCCGCGTCGGCGGCCCGACTGGAGCGCCACGGCGTGCGCTACATCGAGCTGCACGGCAACCTCTACTCGCCCGACCTCGGCTACCGCCCCGAGGAGACCCTTCGGGTGCTCGGCGACCACGGCATCACCGTCTCCGGCGTGTGCGGCATGGTGACCCCGGACCAGGAGTTCGCCCACAACCTGCCGCACGTACGGGCCAGGGCGATCGAGTACTTCCGCCGCCAGGCGCAGTTCACCCAGGCGGTCGGCGGCAGCTACCTGCTCTTCGGCGCCGCCTCGGTGGGTCGCCCCGGCGCGGTGGACTCCTTCGAGACGGCTCGTTCGGCCCAGACCATGCGGCTTGTCGCCGACGACTTCGCCGCCGCCGGGATCCGGGGCGCGGTGGAGCCGATCCGGCCCGAGGAGACAAGCATCGTGCACACCTTCGCCGAAGCGCTGCACCTGCTCGACCTGGTCGACCATCCGGCGATCGCGCACATCAACGGCGACCTCTACCACATGCTCAGCGGTGAACTGCACATCGGCGCCACCATCCTGGAGCACGGCCACCGGATGCTCAACCTGCACATGGCCGACACCAACCGGCGGGCCCTCGGGCACGGACTGCTCGACCTCGACGTGGTGATCATGGCCCTGTACGCCATCGGCTACCAGCGCGGCGACAACTACTGCTCGGCCGAGCCGCTCGGTGCCGGCGGCAACCCGTACGCGGCGATGAACCTGCCGCCGGAGCCGGAACGCCTCGACGAGCTGGTCGGCGTCACCGCCCGCACCTTCCGGGAACGGGAGGAAGAGGTGCTGGCCGCCAGCGACGAGGAGCTGTACGCGCTCTACCAGATCGACTCCGAGTAGCCCATGTCGTTCACCCTGCACGTGGTCTGCCCCAACCCGGCGCTGGACCGGCTCCAGGTGGTGGAGCACTTCCACCCCTTCGAGGTCAACCGGGTGATGGCGGTGCGTACCCTGCCCGGCGGGAAGGGCATGATCGTCGCTCGGGGTGCCCGCCGGCTCGGTGCCACGGTCACCGCGCACGGCTTCGTCGGCGGCGCCAGCGGCGAGGTGATCCGGCGGGGCTGCGCCGACCTCGGCGTCCGGGATCGACATGTCGAGATCACCGGCGAGACCCGGGTGACCCCGGTGGTGATCGAAAACAGCACCGGCCGTTCGACCGTGCTCAACGAACGCGGTCCGGAGGTCACCACGCCCGACACCGAGCAGCTGCTGGCCGGCCTGGCAACCGTCGTCGAGCCCGGTGACGTGGTGGTCAGCACCGGCAGCCTTCCGCCGGGCAGCGGTGCCGACCTGCACGCCCGGATCGCCCGGACGGCGCTGGCCAAGGGCGCGACGGTCCTGGTCGACGCGCACGGCGAGGCCCTGGCCCGGGTCCTGGCCGACCTGCGGGCCGAGCCAGCGACCGGGCGGTTCGTGGTCAAACCCAACGCCGACGAACTCGCCGGGGTGCTGGGGCATCCGCTGCCGGACCGCGCCGCCACCGGCGACGCGGTCCGGGCGCTGCACGCCGACACCGGCGCCACCCTGGTGGTGACCCTCGGCACCGACGGGGCGGTCTTTTTCGACGGCACGGTCGAGCTGGTGGCCGACACCCCGACGGTGGAGACGGTGAACGCCACCGGCTCCGGGGATTCGTTCCTAGCCGGCCTGGCGGTCGCCCTGGGCAGCGGCGAGCAGCCCGCCGCCGCGCTGACCCTGGCCGCCGCGATGGGTGCGGCGAACGCCGCCTCCCTCACCCCCGACATCGACCCTGAGCTGGTCACCCGGCTGCGGGAAGTGGTCACGGTCGAGCGGGTCGGTTCGGGGCCGGTGATGCCCCGGTGAGCCAGTTCATCGGCGTCGACATCGGCACCACCCGGACCAAGGTCGGCTGCTACGACACCGACACGGGCCGGCTGGTCGCCCTGCGGCACACCCCGACACCGACCGAGGCCGACCCGTGGGGTGGGCGACGGGACGCCGGGCAGGTCACCGGCACGGTCGACGCGCTGCTGCGCCAACTCCTGGCCGATCCCGCGGTGCGTCCCGCCGCGCTGGCGGGGGTGTCGGTCGGTTCGGTGGGCGAGGAGGTCGTACTCCTCTCCGGGGCCGGCCGGGTCACCGCGCCGGTGCTGGTGTGGCACGCCCGGCACGGCCGGTTGGCGCAGCAGACGGATCCGCTGGTCGGCCCGTGGGCGGGCATCGACGACACCTTCTCCGTCTGCAAGCTCCGCTGGTTGGCCCGGCACCTGCCGGAGACGGTCGCCGCCGCGCGGACCTTCACCTCGCTCGCCGACCATGTGGCCCGGGACCTGCTCGCGGACCCCGCCGCACCGGTCTTCCTCAACATCTCGCACGCATCCCGGACCGGGTTGCTGGACCTGCGGGCCGGCACCCTGCACGCCGGTGCCCTGCCTGAGTTGGGGCTGCCCGGCCTGGCCGCACCCGAGCTGGTCAGCAGCGCGACCGTGGTGGGGCGGACCTCGGGCGCCGGGGTGCTCCCCGCCGGGATCGCGGTGGTCACCGGCGGACACGACCACATGTGCGGCGCGTTCGGCAGCGGTGTGCGCCGCACCGGTGACGTCTACGTCTCGGCCGGCACCTCCGAGGCTCAGCTGCTGCTCCTGGAGCAGCTGCCGGAGAGCCTGGCCCCCGGTGTGGACGCGGGCGTGTTCGTCGCCGGTGGGCTGCGCTTCGTGCACCGGGCCACACCGTCGGGCCGGTACTACCGGGCCTGGCGGAACCTGCTCTACGCGGACGTCGACGACGCGACCATGTGGGACGAACTGGCCGGCGTCGCCGACGAGACCGGCCCGGCGGTGATCGACGCGGATCACCAGCGGGCCCAGCTCGCCGCGCTGCCCATGGAGATCACCCGGGCGCACGCCATGGCCAGTCTGCTCAAGGGCCTCGCGGTGGAGGCCGAGAAGACCACCGCCCGGTTGGGTCAGCTTGCCGGCACCGCGATCGCCGACGTCACCATCGGCGGCGTCGCTGCGGCCTGGCCGGCCTGGCGCCGGCTGCGGCAGGAGGCCACCAACCGTCGGCTGCGCTTCGTCGCCGAGCCGGAGCCGACCGTCCTCGGGGTGGCCGTCCTCGCGCAGCTCGGCACCACCGGCACCGCCGACCTGCCAGCCCACCTGATCACCGCCGACAACGAGGGGACGCTCGCAGATGAGCATCGCTGACCTGCTCGGCCGGCACCGGATCGTGCCGGTCGTGGTACTCGACGACGCCGCCCACGCCGAACCGCTCGCCGACGCGCTCGCCGGTGCCGGCCTGCCGGTCGCCGAGGTGACCTTCCGTACGCCGGCGGCGGCCGAGGCGATCGCCCGGATGGCCTCCCATGGCGCAGTGACGGTCGGCGCCGGCACGGTGACCACGGTCGCTCAGGTCGACGCGGCGGTCCGGGCCGGGGCCCGGTTCGTGGTCTCACCCGGATTCAGCGCGGCGGTGCTCCGCCGCTGCGCCGAGCACGGCGTCTTCGCCCTGCCCGGTGCGGTCACCGCCAGCGAGGTGATGGCCGCCCTGGACGAGGGCGTCAGGGTGGTGAAGTTCTTCCCCGCCGCCACCTCCGGTGGCCCCGCGGCGATCTCCGCGCTCGCCGCACCGTTCGGCCAGGTCCGGTTCGTGCCCACCGGGGGCATCGACGCGGCGTCGGCCGGCGACTACCTCGCCCTGCCGTCGGTGCTGGCCGTCGGGGGAAGCTGGATGGTTCCCCGGACCGCCGTCGCAGCCGGGGACTTCGCCCGGATCGCCGAGCTGACCGCCGCCACCGTGGCCGCCGTCGCCCGGCACTGACAATCCGACCCGGGGGAAGCCGCTTCGGCACCACGTCGGCGTTC
This DNA window, taken from Micromonospora sp. FIMYZ51, encodes the following:
- a CDS encoding FGGY family carbohydrate kinase, with translation MSQFIGVDIGTTRTKVGCYDTDTGRLVALRHTPTPTEADPWGGRRDAGQVTGTVDALLRQLLADPAVRPAALAGVSVGSVGEEVVLLSGAGRVTAPVLVWHARHGRLAQQTDPLVGPWAGIDDTFSVCKLRWLARHLPETVAAARTFTSLADHVARDLLADPAAPVFLNISHASRTGLLDLRAGTLHAGALPELGLPGLAAPELVSSATVVGRTSGAGVLPAGIAVVTGGHDHMCGAFGSGVRRTGDVYVSAGTSEAQLLLLEQLPESLAPGVDAGVFVAGGLRFVHRATPSGRYYRAWRNLLYADVDDATMWDELAGVADETGPAVIDADHQRAQLAALPMEITRAHAMASLLKGLAVEAEKTTARLGQLAGTAIADVTIGGVAAAWPAWRRLRQEATNRRLRFVAEPEPTVLGVAVLAQLGTTGTADLPAHLITADNEGTLADEHR
- the eda gene encoding bifunctional 4-hydroxy-2-oxoglutarate aldolase/2-dehydro-3-deoxy-phosphogluconate aldolase, encoding MSIADLLGRHRIVPVVVLDDAAHAEPLADALAGAGLPVAEVTFRTPAAAEAIARMASHGAVTVGAGTVTTVAQVDAAVRAGARFVVSPGFSAAVLRRCAEHGVFALPGAVTASEVMAALDEGVRVVKFFPAATSGGPAAISALAAPFGQVRFVPTGGIDAASAGDYLALPSVLAVGGSWMVPRTAVAAGDFARIAELTAATVAAVARH